In Saccharothrix syringae, the following are encoded in one genomic region:
- a CDS encoding helix-turn-helix transcriptional regulator, with protein sequence MAVRRTGLIRARKAAGFTQESFAEVMHVDRSTVARWETGVREPLPYQRPKLARLLKLTMDELDELLHAERSNVAPTQPVSPSPSALPAPRVVHAGLLTQYETLTDTYRQIDYQAGSGAVYQEAVAQLNRLLDMADNVPSPLYQRFALALGDAAQLAAWLAIDHQDYGAARRYASLALSSAQEGEDPGLHAYVLGIMSYIHLHAGRGPDAVRLLLAALHLATNPRFAVSAAVHSWLSEAIGEAYALSGDHQAGARALAEAERLFDRVNPTEVPTWLAFYNGTEHIMRLKGRCLVRLGDGPAAVTALEEAAEALPAHYVRERSGTLIDLATAQLMSARGDEPRSAEPEAAAAAASEAWELAVQTGSGRNQRRVRELLPRFEPYRRLAAVRPLLEMAP encoded by the coding sequence ATGGCAGTACGACGCACCGGCTTGATTCGTGCCCGGAAAGCTGCCGGCTTCACACAGGAATCGTTCGCGGAGGTCATGCACGTTGACCGCTCGACCGTGGCGCGATGGGAAACAGGCGTGCGCGAGCCACTGCCGTACCAACGCCCGAAGCTCGCCCGCCTCCTCAAACTCACGATGGATGAACTGGACGAGCTGCTACACGCAGAGCGGTCGAATGTTGCGCCGACGCAACCCGTCAGTCCATCCCCAAGCGCACTGCCCGCGCCACGAGTGGTTCACGCCGGGTTGCTCACGCAGTACGAAACGCTGACCGACACTTACCGCCAGATCGACTACCAGGCGGGCTCCGGCGCGGTCTACCAAGAAGCCGTCGCGCAACTCAATCGCCTGCTCGACATGGCCGACAACGTGCCGTCACCCCTATACCAACGGTTCGCCCTGGCACTCGGCGACGCCGCCCAACTCGCGGCTTGGCTGGCGATCGACCACCAGGACTACGGCGCGGCCCGGCGATACGCCTCACTGGCCCTGTCCAGCGCCCAGGAAGGCGAAGACCCCGGCTTGCACGCCTACGTGCTGGGGATCATGAGCTACATCCACCTGCACGCAGGCCGTGGACCCGACGCCGTCAGGCTTCTCCTGGCTGCGCTGCACCTGGCCACCAATCCCCGCTTCGCAGTGAGCGCAGCCGTCCACTCCTGGTTGTCGGAAGCCATCGGCGAGGCATACGCCCTGTCCGGTGACCACCAGGCCGGAGCACGAGCCTTGGCCGAGGCGGAACGACTCTTCGACCGCGTCAACCCGACCGAGGTGCCAACCTGGCTCGCCTTCTACAACGGCACCGAACACATCATGCGGCTCAAGGGACGCTGCCTTGTGCGACTCGGAGACGGACCAGCCGCCGTCACAGCCTTGGAAGAAGCCGCCGAAGCGCTGCCTGCGCACTACGTCCGCGAACGGTCGGGAACGCTCATCGACCTAGCGACGGCCCAACTCATGTCCGCCCGCGGCGATGAACCACGATCGGCTGAACCGGAGGCCGCTGCCGCGGCGGCCAGTGAAGCGTGGGAGTTGGCCGTTCAGACCGGCTCCGGCCGTAACCAGCGTCGCGTCCGCGAGCTGCTGCCGCGGTTCGAGCCGTACCGGCGACTCGCCGCCGTGCGACCCCTGCTGGAGATGGCCCCGTAG
- a CDS encoding DMT family transporter, whose translation MSPKNWLLLGTLSFLWGAAYLVIAVALRGFPPVVVVFGRVFLAALFLTPLAMHRAVLKPLLAHPWQVLITVLVQSTAPLLLLTYGQQWLSASLTGVLLGAQPLFVAALATWFAPDEKPEGTRGIAGLLLGFAGVALLFGVDICGSADLVLGGVLVTAAALCYAIGSILIHRNLGFAQPLGVATAAMLVSSAVTAPPAALSFPDRLPALPSSVALVALGVIFTALTLTLFYGLIARAGPSRATLAFYLSPGVAVMLGWLFLDEQVRWSTAIALGAIIAGSMLAASKTEVNG comes from the coding sequence ATGAGCCCGAAGAACTGGTTGCTCCTCGGGACGCTGTCCTTCCTCTGGGGCGCCGCGTACCTCGTGATCGCCGTGGCTCTGCGCGGGTTTCCGCCCGTGGTCGTGGTGTTCGGACGGGTGTTCCTGGCGGCGCTGTTCCTCACGCCTCTTGCCATGCACAGGGCCGTCCTCAAACCGCTTCTGGCGCATCCCTGGCAGGTACTGATCACCGTCTTGGTGCAGTCCACCGCGCCGCTGCTCCTGCTGACCTACGGCCAGCAGTGGTTGTCCGCCAGCTTGACAGGAGTGCTCCTCGGTGCGCAACCGCTGTTCGTAGCGGCCTTGGCCACCTGGTTCGCGCCTGATGAGAAGCCCGAGGGCACCAGAGGCATTGCCGGACTCCTGCTGGGCTTTGCCGGGGTGGCATTGCTGTTCGGCGTCGACATCTGCGGCAGTGCTGACCTCGTGCTCGGTGGCGTGCTGGTCACCGCAGCCGCCTTGTGTTACGCCATCGGCTCCATTCTGATCCACCGCAACCTCGGATTCGCCCAACCACTTGGAGTGGCGACGGCGGCCATGCTGGTGAGCAGCGCGGTGACCGCACCTCCGGCGGCACTGTCATTCCCTGACCGGTTGCCCGCGCTGCCGAGCAGTGTGGCACTGGTAGCACTCGGCGTCATCTTCACCGCACTGACGCTAACCCTCTTCTACGGTCTGATCGCCCGAGCAGGACCAAGCAGGGCGACTCTCGCGTTCTACCTGTCGCCAGGCGTGGCAGTAATGCTCGGTTGGCTGTTCCTCGATGAGCAGGTTCGATGGTCGACGGCGATTGCACTCGGAGCGATCATCGCGGGATCGATGCTTGCGGCAAGTAAGACTGAAGTGAACGGCTGA
- a CDS encoding type VII secretion target — protein MAFEVVSRELREHAAQVQGQGDVLAQALDAARQVSMPSDAYGLLCQPFTMLLDPLEKWGVDALSQAAEALDSMAESLKATAEVYEQAEGDNADRFGVVGPR, from the coding sequence GTGGCGTTCGAGGTTGTGTCGCGTGAGCTGCGTGAGCACGCGGCTCAGGTGCAGGGGCAAGGGGACGTATTGGCGCAGGCGTTGGACGCGGCGCGGCAGGTGTCGATGCCGTCCGATGCCTACGGGCTGCTGTGCCAGCCGTTCACGATGCTGCTCGATCCGCTGGAGAAGTGGGGTGTGGACGCGCTGTCCCAGGCGGCGGAGGCGCTGGACTCGATGGCGGAGTCGCTGAAGGCGACCGCCGAGGTCTACGAGCAGGCCGAGGGTGACAACGCGGACCGCTTCGGCGTGGTAGGGCCGCGGTGA
- a CDS encoding WXG100 family type VII secretion target, with the protein MNNPFIAKPEDDTTAITGIGLLEAGQAALDGINNGDWVEAGLGVVGVGLEALGVYMDPLGTLASYGVGWLIEHVQPLQDMLDKLAGTPPAIRAYAQTWQNISDGVERGAGELETASRERTAGWLGAAGDAYRARAAEVVDALRGASRVCSGVGAVVTVMGEVVAAVREFVRDLIADAVGRLVVWGLELLVTGGAAAPLVAQQATSLVAKYAAKIADVLRKLLKTISNVSKRLDGLAEVLCLVWRKLKELADKLRRRDSDPQRKDPREAERQRREQEKQELIAEAQENGVKISPEKVVEIGRDPNGKIVFLEEGGTNPRTNKESGLAHVMKHREEFVAAGIPEGEIAEVVHRAATEGKYTGYYQGKPPGRPIFEVQYGGQTHYVTVQIGDNGFIVGANMRSADTPFKGAQRDPRADADSNYRGWGE; encoded by the coding sequence GTGAACAACCCGTTCATCGCGAAACCGGAGGACGACACCACCGCGATCACCGGTATCGGGCTGTTGGAGGCTGGGCAGGCCGCGCTGGATGGGATCAACAACGGGGACTGGGTCGAGGCGGGCCTGGGGGTTGTCGGCGTCGGGCTTGAGGCGCTCGGCGTCTACATGGACCCGCTCGGCACGCTGGCCTCCTACGGGGTCGGGTGGTTGATCGAGCACGTCCAGCCGTTGCAGGACATGTTGGACAAGTTGGCCGGGACGCCGCCTGCCATTCGTGCCTATGCCCAGACTTGGCAGAACATCAGTGATGGTGTCGAGCGGGGTGCCGGGGAGTTGGAGACCGCGTCCCGTGAGCGCACAGCCGGGTGGCTCGGTGCCGCTGGCGACGCTTACCGAGCGCGTGCGGCGGAAGTAGTCGATGCGCTGCGCGGTGCGTCGCGGGTGTGCAGTGGCGTCGGTGCTGTCGTCACCGTCATGGGCGAGGTCGTGGCCGCGGTGCGGGAGTTCGTGCGCGACCTGATCGCCGACGCGGTGGGCAGGCTGGTCGTGTGGGGGCTGGAACTGCTGGTGACCGGCGGTGCGGCGGCGCCACTGGTGGCGCAGCAGGCCACCAGCCTGGTTGCCAAGTACGCCGCCAAGATCGCCGATGTCCTGCGCAAACTGCTCAAGACCATCTCCAACGTCTCCAAGCGGCTCGACGGGCTGGCCGAGGTGCTGTGCCTGGTGTGGCGCAAGCTCAAGGAACTGGCCGACAAGCTGCGCCGCAGGGATTCCGATCCCCAGCGCAAGGATCCGCGCGAGGCGGAGCGGCAGCGCAGGGAGCAGGAGAAGCAGGAACTTATCGCTGAAGCCCAGGAGAACGGCGTCAAGATCTCGCCGGAGAAGGTCGTCGAGATCGGCAGGGACCCCAATGGGAAGATCGTCTTCTTGGAAGAGGGAGGTACCAACCCCCGCACCAACAAGGAGTCCGGGCTCGCGCACGTGATGAAGCACCGGGAGGAGTTCGTCGCGGCTGGCATACCCGAGGGCGAGATCGCCGAGGTGGTGCACCGCGCCGCCACCGAGGGCAAGTACACCGGCTACTACCAGGGCAAGCCACCTGGACGGCCGATCTTCGAGGTTCAGTACGGTGGGCAGACGCACTACGTCACGGTCCAGATCGGTGACAACGGTTTCATCGTCGGTGCCAACATGCGCAGCGCGGACACGCCCTTCAAGGGTGCGCAACGCGATCCGCGTGCGGATGCGGACTCGAACTACCGAGGTTGGGGAGAATGA